One window of Cystobacter fuscus DSM 2262 genomic DNA carries:
- a CDS encoding response regulator produces the protein MNRDLPILVVEDNDEDFDMLQMTFQGAGIPNPLYRCTEGEEALDFLHQRGRYAAVNSAPRPGLLLLDLNLAGLDGRQVLEHMKNDGRLKSIPVLVFSTSDNPKDVQSAYANGASGYLLKPVDLARFERMIRLFKEFWLDHIVMPEDDGREVAHG, from the coding sequence ATGAACCGTGACCTGCCCATCCTCGTCGTGGAGGACAACGACGAGGACTTCGACATGCTCCAGATGACCTTCCAGGGCGCGGGCATCCCCAATCCCCTCTACCGTTGTACCGAGGGCGAAGAAGCCCTGGATTTCCTGCACCAGCGGGGCCGCTACGCCGCCGTCAACAGCGCGCCGCGCCCGGGACTCCTCCTCCTGGACCTCAACCTCGCTGGTCTGGATGGCAGGCAGGTACTCGAGCACATGAAGAACGATGGCCGCCTCAAGAGCATCCCGGTGCTCGTGTTCTCCACCTCCGACAATCCCAAGGACGTGCAGAGCGCCTATGCCAATGGCGCCAGCGGCTATCTGCTCAAACCCGTGGATTTGGCGCGATTCGAGAGAATGATCCGGCTGTTCAAGGAGTTCTGGCTGGACCACATCGTGATGCCCGAAGACGATGGCCGAGAGGTCGCGCACGGATGA
- a CDS encoding ATP-binding protein gives MSTESAGTAQVADLTNCDKEPIHIPGAIQPHGVLLVLREPSLIICQSSENTEALLGCGVQELLGRSLDSLLPASQVASTRASLLSDRLQDNNPLKLTLKGGGRERLFNGIAHRHQGRLFLELEPVADPESLPFSSFYQQARGAMSRLRDAKDLRALCEEGVREVRRLTGFDRVIIYRFDSDWNGQVLAEDRRETADPYMGLHFPASDIPRQARELYVLNLLRIIAAVDYVPARIVSLPEEAAQGPLDMSFCVLRSVSPIHLEYLRNMGAGSSMSISLLQEGRLWGLISCTHMSGSKYVPYEVRTACDFVGQFMSSFISSKEGHEHYDQRIRTKSIQGRLLERMTRVADFAAELCQSPPDLLELTGATGAAVYFNGRMTIIGKAPEDEQLQGLIRWLSSRPASQDVFATNCLLRHYPESESFKDVAAGLIAASMSRGRHNYVLWFRPEVVQTVEWGGNPHKPVDVEDDQLRLHPRKSFALWKETVRGKSLPWKDYELEAARELRRSIIDIVLERSEELLKLNTELKRSNVELDSFAYAASHDLKEPLRGIHNYASLVLREDAESLRPSNRTRMDTVVRLTQRMESLINSLLHYSQVGRMELSLRETDLNDVLSSVLEVLKPRIEEARAEVRVPEPLPPARCDRVRMMEVFTNLITNGLKYNDKEKKWVEIGSRRDPELGSVYYVRDNGIGIKPEYHEAIFRIFKRLHGRDKYGGGTGTGLTIVKRLIERHNGRIWVESGPGEGTTFFFTLDSEKEPVSELRPFGGESGR, from the coding sequence ATGAGCACGGAATCGGCTGGAACAGCTCAGGTGGCGGACCTCACCAACTGTGACAAGGAGCCCATCCACATTCCGGGGGCCATCCAGCCCCATGGCGTGCTGCTGGTCCTGCGTGAGCCCTCGCTGATCATCTGCCAGAGCAGCGAGAACACCGAGGCGCTGCTCGGGTGCGGCGTCCAGGAACTGCTGGGCCGCTCCCTGGACTCGCTCCTGCCGGCCTCCCAGGTCGCCAGCACCCGGGCGAGCCTCCTCTCGGATCGGCTCCAGGACAACAACCCCCTCAAGCTCACCTTGAAGGGCGGGGGCCGCGAGCGGCTCTTCAATGGCATCGCGCACCGTCACCAGGGCCGGCTCTTCCTCGAGCTCGAGCCCGTGGCGGATCCGGAGTCGCTGCCCTTCTCCAGCTTCTATCAGCAGGCGCGCGGCGCCATGTCGCGCCTGCGTGACGCGAAGGATCTGCGCGCCCTGTGCGAGGAGGGCGTGCGCGAGGTCCGCCGGCTCACGGGCTTCGATCGGGTCATCATCTACCGCTTCGACTCGGACTGGAACGGTCAGGTGCTCGCCGAGGACCGGCGGGAGACGGCCGATCCGTACATGGGGCTGCACTTTCCCGCCTCGGACATCCCGCGTCAGGCGCGGGAGCTGTACGTGCTCAACCTGCTGCGCATCATCGCGGCGGTGGACTACGTGCCCGCGCGCATCGTGTCGCTCCCGGAGGAAGCCGCGCAGGGGCCGCTGGACATGTCCTTCTGCGTGCTGCGCAGCGTGTCGCCCATCCACCTGGAGTACCTGCGCAACATGGGCGCGGGCAGCTCCATGAGCATCTCGCTGCTGCAGGAGGGGCGGCTGTGGGGCCTCATCTCCTGCACGCACATGTCCGGCTCGAAGTACGTGCCCTACGAGGTGCGCACGGCGTGTGATTTCGTGGGCCAGTTCATGTCCTCGTTCATCTCCAGCAAGGAGGGGCACGAGCACTACGATCAGCGCATCCGCACCAAGTCCATCCAGGGCCGGCTGCTCGAGCGCATGACGCGCGTGGCCGACTTCGCCGCCGAGCTGTGCCAGTCGCCGCCCGATCTGCTCGAGCTCACCGGGGCCACGGGCGCGGCCGTCTATTTCAACGGGCGCATGACCATCATTGGCAAGGCCCCCGAGGACGAGCAGCTCCAGGGGCTCATCCGCTGGCTGTCGAGCCGGCCCGCGTCCCAGGACGTGTTCGCCACCAATTGCTTGCTGCGGCACTACCCCGAGTCGGAGAGCTTCAAGGACGTGGCGGCCGGCCTCATCGCGGCCTCCATGTCCCGGGGCCGCCACAACTACGTGCTGTGGTTCCGCCCGGAGGTGGTGCAGACGGTGGAGTGGGGTGGCAACCCCCACAAGCCGGTGGACGTGGAGGACGATCAGCTGCGGCTGCACCCGCGCAAGTCCTTCGCGCTCTGGAAGGAGACGGTGCGCGGCAAGTCGCTGCCCTGGAAGGACTACGAGCTGGAGGCGGCGCGAGAGCTGCGCCGCAGCATCATCGACATCGTGCTGGAGCGCAGCGAGGAGCTGCTCAAGCTCAACACGGAGCTCAAGCGCAGCAACGTGGAGCTGGACTCCTTCGCCTACGCCGCGAGCCACGATCTCAAGGAGCCCCTGCGCGGCATCCACAACTACGCGAGCCTGGTGTTGCGCGAGGATGCCGAGTCGCTGCGGCCCTCCAACCGCACGCGCATGGACACGGTGGTGCGGCTCACCCAGCGCATGGAGAGTCTCATCAACTCGCTCCTGCACTACTCGCAGGTGGGCCGCATGGAGCTGTCGCTCCGGGAGACGGACCTCAACGACGTCCTGTCCTCGGTGCTGGAGGTGCTCAAGCCGCGCATCGAGGAGGCGCGCGCCGAGGTGCGTGTCCCCGAGCCGCTGCCGCCCGCGCGCTGTGACCGGGTGCGGATGATGGAGGTCTTCACCAACCTCATCACCAACGGCCTCAAGTACAACGACAAGGAGAAGAAGTGGGTGGAGATCGGGTCCCGGCGTGACCCGGAACTCGGCTCCGTCTACTACGTGCGTGACAACGGCATCGGCATCAAGCCCGAGTACCACGAAGCCATCTTCCGCATCTTCAAGCGGCTGCACGGGCGCGACAAGTACGGCGGCGGCACGGGCACGGGGCTGACCATCGTCAAGCGCCTCATCGAGCGGCACAACGGCCGGATCTGGGTGGAGTCCGGGCCTGGCGAGGGCACCACCTTCTTCTTCACCCTGGACAGCGAGAAGGAGCCCGTGTCCGAGCTGCGGCCCTTTGGCGGAGAGAGCGGACGATGA
- a CDS encoding sensor histidine kinase — protein sequence MNSRLLTVLLVEDSPEDRDVFRTYLEEMGEYSYRFLEEDSADAALALCKREQVDCILLDYDLPELSGLAFLKRIVDEEGLLRPPVVMVTGRGNERIAVEALKGGASDYLVKSEVTPESLYRAVRNAVEKEDIRKRLTEQRALTGIAEARLQAALEVLERGDALLVLDKDFRILLVNSSQERLSGKRREDTLMRSHWDVWPETTRPESRYWFEYHRAMRERVTTHFEEYFEPLDMWTDVSVYPTREGGIAIFFRDVSDRKRAEERVRAEERRRAEFEQQLIGIVSHDLRNPITAISLGVSLLLRRDDLDERILKTLVRVHSSAERTIRMVRDLLDFTQARLGGGIVVNRELADLHPLLRLVVDEVQMSFPDREVRVEIDGDGQGAWDTDRMAQVITNLVTNALKYSPAGTPVTVRARGDSDSVCLEVHNEGDPIPPQVQEHLFEPMRRGNDQLDRTSRSIGLGLFIVNHLIRAHGGTVNVRSVASEGTTFGVRLPRKAMTASMRRA from the coding sequence ATGAATTCCCGTTTGCTGACGGTGCTGCTGGTGGAGGACAGCCCGGAAGATCGGGACGTGTTTCGGACCTACTTGGAGGAGATGGGGGAATACTCCTACCGTTTCCTCGAAGAGGACTCGGCGGATGCGGCGCTCGCGCTCTGCAAGCGTGAGCAGGTGGATTGCATCCTCCTGGACTACGATCTGCCCGAACTCAGCGGCCTGGCCTTCCTCAAGCGGATCGTGGACGAGGAGGGCCTGTTGCGTCCCCCCGTGGTGATGGTGACCGGGCGAGGCAACGAGCGCATCGCCGTCGAGGCGCTCAAGGGCGGGGCTTCGGACTATCTGGTGAAGTCCGAGGTGACACCGGAGAGCCTCTACCGCGCGGTGCGCAACGCCGTGGAGAAGGAGGACATCCGCAAGCGCCTCACCGAGCAGCGCGCCCTGACGGGAATCGCCGAGGCCCGGCTCCAGGCCGCCCTGGAGGTGCTGGAGCGCGGGGATGCCCTGCTCGTGCTCGACAAGGACTTCCGCATCCTGCTGGTCAACAGCAGCCAGGAGCGCCTCAGCGGCAAGCGGCGCGAGGACACGCTGATGCGCTCCCACTGGGACGTCTGGCCCGAGACCACCCGGCCCGAGAGCCGGTACTGGTTCGAGTACCACCGCGCCATGCGCGAGCGGGTGACCACGCACTTCGAGGAGTACTTCGAGCCCCTGGACATGTGGACGGACGTGAGCGTCTACCCCACGCGCGAGGGCGGAATCGCCATCTTCTTCCGGGACGTCAGCGACAGGAAGCGGGCCGAGGAGCGCGTCCGGGCGGAGGAGCGGCGACGCGCGGAGTTCGAGCAGCAGCTCATCGGCATCGTCAGCCACGACTTGCGCAATCCCATCACCGCCATCTCCCTGGGCGTGTCGCTGCTCTTGCGCCGGGATGACCTGGACGAGCGCATCCTCAAGACGCTCGTGCGCGTGCACTCCTCGGCCGAGCGCACCATCCGGATGGTGAGGGATCTGCTCGACTTCACGCAGGCCCGGTTGGGTGGGGGCATCGTCGTCAACCGGGAGCTGGCCGACCTGCACCCGTTGCTGCGGCTCGTGGTGGACGAGGTGCAGATGTCCTTTCCCGACCGCGAGGTGCGGGTGGAGATCGACGGGGATGGACAGGGGGCGTGGGACACGGATCGGATGGCGCAGGTCATCACCAACCTGGTCACCAACGCGTTGAAGTACAGCCCGGCGGGCACGCCCGTCACGGTGCGCGCTCGCGGGGACTCCGACTCGGTGTGTCTGGAGGTCCACAACGAGGGGGACCCCATTCCGCCCCAGGTCCAGGAGCACCTGTTCGAGCCCATGCGGCGCGGGAACGATCAGTTGGACCGGACGAGCCGCAGCATCGGGTTGGGCCTGTTCATCGTGAACCACCTCATCCGCGCCCACGGGGGCACCGTCAACGTGCGCTCCGTCGCGTCCGAGGGCACCACCTTCGGGGTGCGGCTGCCGCGCAAGGCCATGACCGCCTCCATGCGGCGCGCGTAG
- a CDS encoding RNA polymerase sigma factor, with translation MFEDLTDDELFAEVLQRRATGGVVGDALGALCERWARPARYVISKIQASYGRGSPADADELYQDAVGKFLDKGLDQFRGVSEQMPGRSASPKTFFLRIVKHVAIDFYRRQREDLAPAAADSEDAFEEPPAQVARAVESSRRREERSEAQELYWRAYERLQREHPKEAGAWDLYHHQDVEDHEECARRLNITVVNSYKRVSRAQAYLRLYLLDLQQEGGRE, from the coding sequence GTGTTCGAAGATCTCACGGATGACGAACTCTTCGCCGAAGTGCTCCAACGCCGCGCCACGGGCGGGGTGGTGGGAGATGCACTCGGCGCGCTCTGCGAGCGCTGGGCCCGGCCGGCCCGCTATGTCATCTCCAAGATCCAGGCCAGCTACGGACGGGGCTCTCCGGCGGACGCGGACGAGCTCTACCAGGACGCGGTCGGCAAGTTCCTCGACAAGGGACTGGATCAATTCCGCGGCGTGTCCGAGCAGATGCCCGGACGCAGCGCGTCGCCCAAGACGTTCTTCCTGCGCATCGTCAAGCACGTCGCCATCGACTTCTACCGGCGGCAGCGCGAGGACCTGGCTCCGGCCGCGGCCGACTCCGAGGACGCCTTCGAGGAGCCGCCCGCCCAGGTGGCGCGCGCGGTGGAGTCCTCGCGGCGGCGCGAGGAGCGCTCCGAGGCCCAGGAACTCTACTGGCGCGCGTATGAGCGCCTGCAGCGCGAGCATCCCAAGGAAGCCGGTGCGTGGGACCTGTACCACCACCAGGACGTCGAGGACCACGAGGAGTGCGCGCGTCGCCTCAACATCACCGTGGTCAATTCGTACAAGCGCGTCAGCCGTGCACAGGCCTACCTGCGGCTCTATCTGCTCGACCTCCAACAGGAGGGCGGGCGCGAGTGA